A genome region from Pseudoalteromonas tetraodonis includes the following:
- a CDS encoding PepSY-associated TM helix domain-containing protein, whose translation MNARQWFNLHSWAGLFVGVLLFVVCLSGTLATLSHEIEYLTDSKYRALTSSSITNYQAIENTLNKHYSGAQVLYLQRHKQEYLALEVALKIDDAFRFIYLDAATGHVLGEGEWARASRFLRNWHMYLSMGWIGKLIVTSLSILLVILLVSSFYVYRRWWQGFFKKPAQLVLDKRNGWSNWHKFLGLWSMWFMAIIAITGLWYLIEHGLQTAKIKHYIAPPVAVSEFKKQIPTVNATPISLTQAYNAAQQAFPTLDIRYIRYGNKKNQPIEVRGYNDDILLRLRANRVYLKPTTGTVLAVQKGENLPLIPRIKDTADPLHFGNFAGLGTKLIWALFGGFMSFVSAVGIYMSWLRVRRKKTVFEWLGISGYVAIGLAIFSLTITGVNFSERSVPKSLYSPILSE comes from the coding sequence GTGAACGCTAGACAATGGTTTAATCTGCATTCATGGGCAGGGCTCTTTGTTGGTGTCCTGCTTTTTGTTGTTTGTTTATCTGGTACACTTGCGACGCTAAGTCATGAAATTGAATATCTGACAGACAGTAAGTATCGTGCGTTAACGTCCTCTTCAATCACCAACTATCAAGCCATTGAAAATACCCTCAACAAGCATTATTCAGGTGCACAAGTGTTGTATCTTCAGCGCCATAAGCAAGAGTACTTGGCTTTGGAAGTTGCACTAAAAATAGATGACGCATTTCGGTTTATTTATTTAGATGCAGCCACAGGGCATGTGTTAGGTGAGGGGGAATGGGCACGTGCTTCACGGTTTTTACGTAACTGGCACATGTATTTATCCATGGGCTGGATAGGTAAGCTAATTGTTACAAGCTTAAGTATTTTATTGGTTATTCTGCTGGTTTCGAGTTTTTATGTGTATCGTCGCTGGTGGCAGGGCTTTTTTAAAAAGCCTGCCCAGCTAGTTTTAGATAAACGTAATGGCTGGTCTAATTGGCATAAGTTTCTTGGGTTATGGAGTATGTGGTTTATGGCTATCATAGCCATAACAGGTCTGTGGTACCTTATTGAACATGGTTTGCAAACAGCGAAAATAAAGCATTATATTGCACCACCAGTCGCTGTTAGTGAATTTAAAAAACAAATACCCACTGTTAATGCAACACCAATAAGCTTAACTCAGGCTTATAACGCTGCGCAGCAGGCATTTCCGACGCTTGATATTCGCTATATACGTTATGGTAATAAAAAGAATCAACCTATTGAAGTACGTGGTTATAACGATGATATTTTACTTCGCTTACGCGCCAATCGCGTGTATTTAAAGCCAACGACAGGCACAGTATTAGCAGTACAAAAAGGAGAGAATTTACCGCTTATTCCTCGTATTAAAGATACTGCCGATCCTTTGCATTTTGGTAACTTTGCAGGCCTCGGCACTAAACTTATTTGGGCGCTATTCGGCGGTTTTATGAGTTTTGTTAGTGCTGTTGGCATATATATGAGTTGGCTCAGAGTGAGGCGTAAAAAAACTGTTTTTGAGTGGTTAGGCATATCAGGTTACGTGGCTATAGGTTTAGCTATTTTCTCTCTGACAATAACGGGTGTGAACTTTAGTGAGCGCAGTGTACCAAAGTCGCTTTATTCGCCTATTCTTAGTGAGTAA